TGTTACCAGTTATAAAAGACTCTATATGCAATTCCGAGATAGTGAAGGAAATTTGGTTAATTTAACCTTAGATAATCCTAAAAATCTGGATGACGAAGATTATGCTAATCTAGAATCCCAGGATGCTGCTATAGAGGCAGTTATGGATACCATTATTG
This Atribacterota bacterium DNA region includes the following protein-coding sequences:
- a CDS encoding DUF2922 domain-containing protein, translating into MSTILGDVTSYKRLYMQFRDSEGNLVNLTLDNPKNLDDEDYANLESQDAAIEAVMDTIIAKNIFHNKGNDLVEKVNARILDYKSTDVMDVSE